A single window of Rhodospirillaceae bacterium DNA harbors:
- a CDS encoding WYL domain-containing protein, with translation MGKTNDQSRLERLDELVGLLKSRDSLTIAYVSHELGVSTRTILRDLNILRTRGIPIETDRGRGGGIRLQRGWGMGKLQVNYLESINLLLSLAIMEKLGSPLFLGNLKIIRRKITLAFPESQRRNIIALQRRILVGGLASHQVMESYGQRLSVGAAPIQQAFFEMRYLQISYQNERQEITSRLIEPQFLLLNWPVWYLLAWDQWRAAVRFFRIDRIQNAIIQPDFFKSRSEKLFLNHTEDLAEPI, from the coding sequence ATGGGCAAAACGAATGATCAATCACGTTTGGAACGGTTGGATGAATTGGTGGGGTTATTAAAATCCCGCGATTCCCTAACAATTGCTTATGTTTCCCATGAACTTGGTGTCAGCACACGAACAATCTTGCGTGACCTTAACATTCTACGAACCAGAGGCATACCGATTGAAACCGATCGTGGCCGAGGGGGTGGGATTCGCCTGCAACGCGGTTGGGGCATGGGGAAATTACAGGTTAATTATCTGGAAAGCATCAATTTGCTGCTAAGCTTGGCCATTATGGAAAAACTGGGCTCCCCCTTGTTTTTAGGGAATTTAAAAATAATCCGCCGCAAAATTACATTGGCCTTCCCCGAATCACAACGCCGCAATATCATTGCCCTACAACGTCGGATCCTAGTTGGGGGATTGGCATCACATCAGGTTATGGAAAGTTATGGTCAAAGATTATCTGTAGGAGCAGCACCCATCCAACAAGCTTTTTTTGAGATGCGTTATTTGCAAATTTCTTATCAAAATGAACGGCAAGAAATAACCAGCCGCTTGATCGAGCCCCAATTCCTTTTATTAAATTGGCCGGTATGGTATCTGTTGGCCTGGGACCAGTGGCGGGCGGCGGTGCGTTTCTTCCGCATTGACCGCATCCAAAACGCTATTATCCAACCAGATTTTTTTAAATCCCGCAGCGAAAAACTTTTCCTCAATCACACCGAAGATCTGGCAGAACCAATCTGA
- the ald gene encoding alanine dehydrogenase, with protein MLIGVPKEIKTHEYRVGMVPSSVREVVHHGHQVLVETGAGLGIGFDDQAYVAAGAKIAKTAQEIFEKAEMVVKVKEPQAAEYKRLRRGQILFTYLHLAPDPEQTKGLLDSGCTAIAYETVTNSRGGLPLLAPMSEVAGRMSIQVGAHCLEKGVGGTGILLGGVPGVAPAKVVIIGGGVSGTHAARMAIGMEAEVIILERSLDRLKQLDEQFGSRLTTLYSTVDSIESHVTGADLVIGAVLVPGAAAPRLVTHKMIKKMRPGSVVVDIAIDQGGCFETSKPTTHAQPTYVVDGVIHYCVANMPGAVPRTSTFALNNATLPFILALANKGYKKALTDDVHLRNGLNVHEGKLTYQAVAEALKLPYVSAEKLLGLAT; from the coding sequence ATGTTGATTGGTGTGCCGAAGGAAATTAAAACCCACGAATATCGGGTCGGAATGGTTCCTTCGAGTGTTCGGGAAGTTGTTCATCATGGTCACCAGGTTTTGGTTGAAACCGGCGCTGGCCTTGGCATTGGCTTTGATGATCAAGCCTATGTCGCGGCTGGGGCAAAAATTGCCAAAACAGCCCAAGAAATATTTGAAAAAGCAGAAATGGTAGTCAAAGTTAAGGAACCGCAAGCCGCTGAATATAAAAGGCTGCGTCGGGGACAAATCTTATTCACCTATTTGCATTTGGCACCAGATCCTGAACAAACCAAAGGATTGCTTGACTCAGGCTGTACAGCCATTGCCTATGAAACCGTGACGAACAGCCGCGGTGGTCTTCCTTTGCTGGCGCCGATGAGTGAAGTGGCGGGTCGCATGTCCATCCAGGTCGGCGCCCATTGTTTGGAAAAAGGTGTTGGTGGAACTGGTATCTTACTGGGTGGTGTCCCAGGCGTTGCACCTGCCAAAGTCGTGATCATCGGCGGTGGTGTATCGGGCACCCATGCCGCCCGCATGGCTATCGGGATGGAGGCTGAAGTTATTATCCTCGAACGCTCGCTTGACCGTTTAAAACAGTTGGATGAACAATTCGGTTCCCGCTTAACCACCTTATATTCGACAGTCGATTCAATTGAAAGCCATGTGACGGGTGCTGATTTGGTAATTGGTGCTGTGCTGGTCCCAGGCGCTGCAGCCCCACGGTTGGTGACCCATAAAATGATCAAAAAAATGCGTCCCGGCTCGGTGGTGGTTGATATCGCCATCGACCAAGGTGGTTGCTTTGAAACCAGCAAACCAACCACCCATGCCCAGCCCACTTATGTCGTTGATGGCGTGATCCATTATTGCGTGGCCAACATGCCGGGCGCCGTTCCGCGCACATCCACCTTTGCCTTGAATAACGCGACTTTGCCGTTTATTTTGGCTTTGGCTAATAAGGGTTACAAGAAAGCCTTGACCGATGATGTGCATTTACGCAACGGCTTAAATGTGCATGAAGGCAAATTAACTTACCAAGCGGTGGCTGAGGCTTTAAAGTTACCTTATGTCAGTGCAGAGAAACTATTGGGGTTAGCCACTTAG
- a CDS encoding aspartate aminotransferase family protein yields the protein MKTETPTSQIPNNLEAFWMPFTANKQFKANPRLLVSAAGMYYTTVEGNRILDGAAGLWCVNAGHGRPEITEAVRNQIAKLDYAPCFQMGHPLVFEFASKLTTITPGDLNHVFFTNSGSEAVDSALKIALAYHRAKGQGTRQRLIGRERGYHGVGFGGISVGGMVNNRKAFGSLLTGVDHLSHTHDLAKNAFSKGEPKNGVELANELERIVTLHDASNIAAVIVEPVAGSTGVLVPPKGYLKRLREICDKHGILLIFDEVITGFGRLGTAFAAQYFDVMPDMITTAKGITNGAFPMGAVFVKQSIYDTMLQASDGASIELFHGYTYSGHPSACAAGIATLDVYKKGKIFENAKSLTPYWQEAAHSLKGLPHIIDIRNIGIIAGIELETIPGKPGKRGFQTFLDCYEKGLLVRASGDTIALSPPLVLEKQHIDAIFNILSEVLKKLA from the coding sequence ATGAAAACAGAAACACCAACTTCGCAGATCCCTAATAATCTTGAAGCCTTTTGGATGCCTTTTACCGCCAACAAGCAATTCAAGGCAAACCCGCGTTTATTGGTAAGTGCGGCTGGTATGTATTACACTACCGTTGAAGGCAATCGCATTTTGGATGGCGCAGCCGGATTATGGTGTGTGAATGCAGGCCATGGCCGCCCAGAGATTACCGAGGCCGTGCGCAACCAAATTGCAAAACTGGATTATGCACCTTGCTTCCAAATGGGCCATCCTTTGGTGTTCGAATTTGCCTCCAAACTAACCACCATCACCCCGGGTGACCTTAATCACGTGTTCTTTACGAATTCAGGATCAGAAGCAGTCGATTCCGCTTTAAAAATTGCATTGGCGTACCACCGTGCCAAAGGTCAAGGAACCAGGCAACGCTTGATCGGGCGGGAACGCGGTTACCATGGTGTTGGTTTTGGCGGCATATCGGTTGGTGGCATGGTTAATAACCGCAAAGCGTTCGGCAGTTTATTGACCGGCGTTGACCACTTATCCCATACCCATGACTTGGCAAAAAACGCCTTCAGTAAGGGGGAGCCGAAGAATGGTGTTGAGCTAGCCAACGAATTAGAGCGGATTGTGACCTTGCATGATGCATCAAATATTGCAGCAGTGATTGTTGAACCGGTTGCCGGGTCAACCGGTGTGTTGGTTCCACCCAAAGGATATTTGAAGAGGCTACGGGAAATTTGTGATAAACACGGAATTTTGCTGATTTTTGACGAAGTCATTACCGGGTTTGGCCGTTTGGGGACAGCTTTCGCCGCCCAATATTTTGATGTTATGCCGGATATGATAACGACCGCTAAAGGCATCACCAATGGTGCTTTCCCTATGGGTGCGGTATTTGTCAAGCAATCTATTTATGATACGATGTTGCAGGCAAGTGACGGTGCCAGCATTGAGCTGTTCCATGGGTATACCTATTCCGGCCATCCGAGTGCCTGTGCCGCAGGGATTGCCACCTTGGATGTTTATAAAAAAGGTAAAATTTTTGAAAATGCCAAATCCCTTACCCCTTATTGGCAAGAAGCTGCTCATTCTTTAAAGGGATTACCCCACATCATCGACATCCGTAATATTGGTATTATAGCAGGTATTGAACTGGAAACCATTCCCGGAAAACCAGGCAAACGCGGATTCCAAACTTTCCTGGATTGTTATGAAAAGGGTTTATTGGTAAGGGCCAGCGGTGATACGATTGCCTTATCTCCGCCTTTGGTGCTTGAGAAACAACATATTGATGCTATTTTTAACATCCTGTCAGAAGTGTTAAAGAAACTCGCCTAA
- the lipB gene encoding lipoyl(octanoyl) transferase LipB, giving the protein MPSIINHPSESKKLTGDSPITWIKNDQLLDYPQTLQAMERLAIDIRTKNAQEQIWLVEHPALITAGTSAKPDDLHPSLHLPLYHTGRGGKYTYHGPGQRVVYVMIDLKKRIHDVRQYILFLEAWIIQTLSSFGLKGHQRPERVGVWIERPDKGLGYEDKIAAIGVRIKQHVTFHGFAINHSCDLNAFQQFIPCGINNQKYGVTSFQDLGIAIPMQQLDDALKDGFEKLSKKWLLFGDR; this is encoded by the coding sequence ATGCCTTCCATCATTAATCATCCTTCTGAAAGCAAAAAATTAACTGGCGATTCTCCTATCACTTGGATAAAAAATGATCAATTGCTGGATTATCCCCAGACCCTTCAGGCTATGGAAAGGCTAGCAATCGATATCCGCACAAAGAATGCCCAAGAACAAATATGGCTGGTGGAACATCCTGCCTTAATTACCGCTGGAACAAGTGCCAAGCCAGATGATTTGCATCCCTCTCTTCACCTGCCATTATACCATACCGGCCGGGGCGGGAAATATACCTATCATGGCCCTGGACAACGGGTGGTATATGTAATGATTGATTTAAAAAAACGCATTCATGACGTTCGGCAATATATACTGTTTTTAGAAGCATGGATTATTCAAACTTTGTCTAGCTTCGGTTTAAAGGGGCATCAACGTCCCGAACGCGTCGGAGTATGGATCGAAAGGCCAGATAAAGGCTTGGGATATGAGGACAAAATTGCTGCCATCGGCGTACGGATTAAACAACATGTAACTTTTCATGGATTTGCCATTAACCATTCTTGTGATTTAAATGCCTTTCAGCAATTTATCCCTTGTGGCATTAACAATCAAAAATATGGCGTTACGTCTTTCCAAGATTTAGGCATTGCTATCCCGATGCAACAACTGGATGACGCATTGAAGGATGGTTTTGAGAAGCTAAGCAAAAAATGGCTCCTGTTCGGCGATAGGTAA
- the mgtE gene encoding magnesium transporter, translating to MMNNEDLVNPDQKIISTHFDQEGYEGFASENLKSLVTALEAGQVSVVKGMLDHFRAQDIASILEQLTREERKWLFDILPKPLDAEIFAYLAVPVREEILPLLDSETLADVIRRLESDDAIDLLEDLTDGQKQEILQKVAPQARKILEEGLNYPEQSAGRLMQRELVAIPVNWTVGETIDYLRAKEDLPKDFYDFFLVDETNKPVGVVPLSRAMRNKRVVRLADIMDQDLDLIPVDMNREEVAYLFRKYALVSAPVVSDDGRLIGVITVDDVVNIIDAAAAEDLLKLGGVRASEFYRSIRQTTFSRWVWLAINLFTSIFASLIIDNFAETIQRQVALAVLMPLIASMGMNAGTQTITVAVRALAVHDLKLTNQWRFFIKELIVSLINGCVFALVAVLIAWGWFGDWIIGLVFGVAMFSTLLIAAVVGSLVPIFLERWKIDPADSSVVLVTTVTDMVAFASFLGLAYLIL from the coding sequence ATGATGAACAATGAAGACTTGGTGAACCCTGATCAGAAAATTATCTCTACCCATTTTGACCAAGAAGGGTATGAGGGTTTTGCATCAGAAAATCTTAAATCTCTTGTCACTGCTTTAGAGGCTGGTCAGGTGTCCGTGGTCAAAGGAATGCTTGATCATTTCCGTGCCCAAGATATTGCCAGTATTTTAGAGCAATTAACACGGGAAGAGCGTAAATGGCTGTTTGATATTTTACCGAAGCCATTGGATGCCGAAATATTTGCCTATTTAGCTGTCCCCGTGCGCGAAGAAATATTGCCATTGCTTGATTCGGAAACCTTGGCGGATGTGATCCGTCGTTTGGAAAGCGATGATGCAATTGATTTGCTTGAGGATTTAACGGATGGGCAAAAGCAAGAAATATTGCAAAAAGTTGCTCCCCAAGCACGAAAAATATTAGAGGAGGGATTAAACTATCCCGAACAAAGTGCGGGCCGATTGATGCAACGTGAACTGGTAGCCATACCAGTCAATTGGACAGTTGGTGAAACGATTGATTATTTGCGGGCAAAAGAAGATTTGCCTAAAGATTTTTATGATTTTTTCTTGGTTGATGAGACTAATAAGCCAGTCGGGGTCGTGCCTTTAAGCAGGGCCATGCGTAATAAAAGGGTGGTGCGTTTAGCAGATATCATGGATCAAGATTTAGACCTGATTCCCGTGGATATGAACCGGGAGGAGGTGGCTTATCTTTTTCGTAAATATGCCCTTGTTTCCGCTCCGGTGGTTTCAGATGACGGTCGATTGATCGGGGTGATTACCGTAGATGACGTTGTCAACATCATCGATGCGGCGGCGGCTGAAGACCTGCTCAAATTAGGGGGGGTGCGGGCCAGTGAATTTTACCGCTCCATCAGGCAGACCACTTTTTCGCGCTGGGTTTGGTTGGCCATTAACTTATTCACCAGCATTTTTGCCTCGTTAATCATCGATAATTTTGCCGAAACCATTCAACGGCAAGTAGCACTGGCAGTTTTAATGCCACTGATCGCTTCCATGGGTATGAATGCTGGCACCCAAACCATTACCGTGGCGGTACGGGCGTTGGCGGTACATGATTTAAAATTGACCAACCAATGGCGATTTTTCATCAAAGAACTTATTGTCAGTTTAATTAACGGCTGTGTTTTTGCATTGGTTGCGGTTTTAATAGCTTGGGGATGGTTTGGCGACTGGATCATCGGCCTTGTCTTTGGTGTTGCCATGTTTTCCACGTTGTTGATTGCCGCGGTGGTTGGCTCACTGGTTCCTATCTTTTTAGAGAGATGGAAAATAGATCCGGCTGATTCATCTGTTGTACTCGTGACAACGGTAACTGATATGGTTGCTTTCGCTTCTTTTCTTGGGTTGGCTTATCTTATTTTATAG
- a CDS encoding sigma-70 family RNA polymerase sigma factor, which translates to MSEDEALLKRIEGGDEQAFQMLMSLHLPRFFRLAYRFLLSKADAEDVVQDCFLKLWRDAKDWPVIRQRPQHFTSWFYRVVANRCIDQLRQPKMVEIDEDLIHASPFLSHQSGQLSPEKATQQKEMERHVQLALASLPDRQRMAFNLCFYEGLSYYDAAEILGVTLKSLESLMIRARQKLKKKLLFLL; encoded by the coding sequence ATGAGCGAAGATGAGGCCTTATTAAAGCGAATCGAAGGTGGTGATGAACAGGCTTTCCAGATGCTGATGTCACTCCATTTACCGCGTTTTTTTAGACTTGCTTACCGGTTTTTGCTTTCCAAAGCGGATGCCGAGGATGTGGTGCAAGATTGTTTTTTAAAGTTATGGCGTGATGCTAAGGATTGGCCGGTAATAAGGCAAAGGCCGCAGCATTTTACGTCATGGTTTTATAGGGTGGTTGCCAATCGATGTATTGACCAATTGCGTCAGCCAAAAATGGTCGAGATTGATGAAGATCTAATCCATGCTTCCCCATTTTTATCTCATCAATCGGGGCAGTTATCCCCAGAAAAAGCAACGCAGCAAAAAGAAATGGAACGCCATGTGCAGTTGGCTTTAGCAAGTTTACCTGATCGGCAACGGATGGCTTTTAATCTTTGTTTTTATGAAGGATTATCCTATTACGATGCGGCGGAAATTCTTGGTGTGACCTTGAAATCCTTAGAATCTTTAATGATCCGAGCAAGGCAAAAACTAAAAAAGAAATTATTATTTTTACTTTAG
- a CDS encoding periplasmic heavy metal sensor: MPINNSSQRFRWLIIGLIVSFLLNAFLVGFWLGNFSEPTLSRPGPVSINRFIQQLPEADQQLIQAAFKSRLPIFQNLRQELRQKSKQVALLMQEQSGDLAVDLEKLKQLLQQIRILNEKIQENFHQMIVELFPSLTLEGKRKLAESQRWDLSSILQRR; this comes from the coding sequence ATGCCCATTAATAATTCTTCCCAACGGTTTCGTTGGCTCATCATCGGGTTGATTGTTTCTTTCTTATTAAATGCTTTTTTGGTAGGCTTTTGGTTAGGTAATTTCAGCGAGCCAACTCTATCAAGACCCGGGCCCGTTTCAATCAACCGGTTTATCCAACAGCTGCCTGAGGCCGACCAGCAATTGATCCAAGCAGCTTTTAAAAGCCGGTTGCCCATTTTCCAAAACCTTCGCCAGGAATTAAGGCAAAAGAGCAAACAGGTGGCTCTTTTAATGCAGGAACAATCGGGCGATCTGGCAGTTGATTTAGAAAAACTTAAGCAATTATTGCAACAAATCCGTATCCTAAACGAAAAAATCCAGGAAAATTTTCACCAAATGATTGTAGAGCTTTTTCCTAGCTTAACTTTAGAGGGAAAAAGGAAATTAGCTGAATCCCAGCGTTGGGATTTATCTTCTATTTTACAGCGGCGTTAA
- a CDS encoding DUF4167 domain-containing protein yields the protein MKQGSLAHRSRMRHPRKTGNFVRNQTFDSNGGDVKIRGNPQQIIDKYLGMARDAHSSGDRVAAEHYFQHAEHYYRLSHHATLSDQRERHPSNTIDDNQQPAGNQNQENSGSESVFADEDQGDPSILLEQENDQGGEYMEKKPDGMMLPPALINGAVVIQPSTIAPVPAPTSEEILPEASQKIPVRRGRHKLTLAASPVEQQVEPTSVTEK from the coding sequence ATGAAACAGGGCTCTCTTGCGCACCGCTCGCGGATGCGCCATCCGCGCAAAACGGGAAATTTTGTTCGGAATCAAACTTTTGACAGTAACGGTGGGGATGTCAAAATCAGGGGCAACCCGCAGCAAATTATTGATAAATATTTGGGGATGGCGCGTGACGCACATTCCTCGGGCGATAGGGTTGCAGCGGAACATTATTTTCAACATGCGGAACATTATTACCGGTTAAGTCATCATGCGACGTTATCGGATCAGCGTGAACGACACCCATCAAATACAATTGATGACAATCAACAGCCAGCTGGCAATCAAAATCAAGAAAATTCAGGTTCAGAATCAGTTTTTGCTGATGAAGATCAGGGTGATCCCTCTATTCTTTTAGAGCAAGAGAATGATCAGGGTGGTGAATATATGGAAAAGAAACCAGACGGCATGATGCTTCCTCCTGCCTTAATCAACGGGGCCGTTGTCATTCAACCTTCCACAATTGCACCCGTACCAGCCCCAACGTCTGAGGAAATTCTACCTGAAGCAAGTCAAAAAATTCCTGTAAGACGGGGACGCCATAAATTAACTCTAGCGGCTTCACCTGTTGAACAGCAGGTTGAACCAACAAGCGTAACCGAAAAATAA
- the glmU gene encoding bifunctional UDP-N-acetylglucosamine diphosphorylase/glucosamine-1-phosphate N-acetyltransferase GlmU: MTAALLPLSVVILAAGKGKRMQSALPKVMHPVAGLPMVNHVLRSAAALQPQQIVVVIGPEMPTVRQAVLPWPSVIQSEQLGTGHAVQIGISKLPLDKPQDILILYGDCPLITSETLHRLRQCLQEATTKNVGIVVLGMRLANPTGYGRMMTENGILKEIVEERDANAQQKAVNLCNAGIMVVQGQLLPKLLAKLRPTNAQSEYYLTDIVRLAAENGQKTLVWETDPEEVMGVNTRSELALVTKAMQKRLRCQAMDQGVSLVDPETVWLSWDTLFARDVIIHPCVNIGLGVKIAEGVEIRSFSSVEGATIGAFSKIGPFTRLRPGTVLDEHVHIGNFVEIKNSEIAETTKINHLSYIGDANVGKSVNIGAGTITCNYDGMQKYKTIIEDHSFIGSNTSLVAPVVIGEGAMVGAGSVITTDVPAKAMAVGRAPQITKADGAVRYRLKKKVVTQNQEKK; this comes from the coding sequence ATGACTGCTGCGTTACTTCCTTTATCCGTTGTTATTTTGGCTGCAGGCAAAGGAAAAAGGATGCAATCTGCTTTGCCCAAAGTCATGCATCCGGTGGCCGGATTGCCGATGGTCAACCATGTACTGCGATCTGCAGCGGCCTTACAACCCCAGCAAATCGTGGTGGTGATTGGGCCGGAGATGCCGACCGTGCGCCAAGCGGTGTTGCCTTGGCCATCCGTTATCCAATCAGAACAGTTGGGAACAGGGCATGCGGTACAGATAGGTATTTCCAAGCTGCCCTTAGATAAACCACAAGATATACTGATTCTTTACGGTGATTGTCCTTTAATAACCTCAGAAACCTTGCACCGTTTGCGTCAGTGCCTTCAGGAAGCTACAACCAAAAATGTTGGCATTGTCGTTTTGGGAATGCGTTTGGCTAATCCAACAGGCTATGGCCGAATGATGACAGAAAATGGTATTTTAAAGGAAATTGTTGAAGAACGTGATGCCAATGCACAACAAAAGGCGGTTAATTTGTGTAATGCTGGCATTATGGTGGTTCAGGGCCAATTATTACCAAAATTATTGGCAAAATTAAGGCCAACCAACGCCCAGTCTGAATATTATTTAACTGATATTGTGCGTCTAGCTGCTGAAAATGGTCAAAAAACCCTTGTATGGGAAACTGATCCCGAAGAAGTGATGGGGGTTAATACCAGAAGTGAACTTGCGCTGGTGACTAAAGCAATGCAAAAAAGATTGCGTTGTCAAGCTATGGATCAAGGGGTCAGCTTGGTGGATCCAGAAACCGTTTGGCTTAGTTGGGATACCCTATTTGCCAGAGATGTTATTATTCATCCATGTGTCAATATAGGGTTAGGTGTAAAAATAGCGGAAGGGGTTGAAATCCGGTCGTTTTCTTCTGTAGAAGGCGCTACAATCGGTGCTTTCAGTAAAATTGGGCCCTTTACTCGCCTGCGTCCCGGGACAGTGCTGGATGAGCATGTTCATATTGGTAACTTTGTTGAAATTAAAAACAGTGAAATTGCTGAAACCACCAAGATTAACCACCTTTCCTATATTGGGGATGCAAATGTCGGAAAATCTGTTAATATAGGGGCTGGAACAATTACCTGTAACTATGATGGTATGCAAAAATATAAAACGATCATTGAAGATCATAGTTTTATTGGTTCAAACACTTCGCTAGTTGCCCCAGTTGTGATAGGTGAGGGAGCAATGGTGGGTGCAGGCAGTGTTATTACCACAGATGTTCCAGCCAAAGCCATGGCTGTCGGGCGCGCTCCTCAAATAACTAAGGCGGATGGGGCGGTGCGTTACCGGTTAAAGAAAAAGGTTGTCACCCAAAACCAGGAGAAGAAATAA
- the glmS gene encoding glutamine--fructose-6-phosphate transaminase (isomerizing) has protein sequence MCGIIGIVAQKPVSTILLDGLKRLEYRGYDSAGIATLVNGNIERRRAEGKLEKLAELVAGKPLPGMVGIGHTRWATHGKPSEKNAHPHATQLVALVHNGIIENYQELRQELQQEGYGFSSETDTETIAVLLTRSLEQQKTPEQAVAEALPRLKGAFSLAIIFSQRENMLIGVRRGSPLVVGYGQREMYLGSDAIALAPLTNKITYMEDNDWVVLTTKGAQFYHDGQVVQRGVKQTSLSGEMIGKGEFRHFMLKEIHEQPTIVGDLLKHYLQPQNRLPYFPNFVGKVDWNKCARLNIVGCGTAYLAGMVARYWFEKYAHIACNVDIGSEFRYREGRLPKDEITLGVSQSGETIDTVSAIRYAKSQGQKIISLINTPESAMGQESDVVVPTMAGPEIGVASTKAFMSQLTVFACLAIEAGLQRKVIDTATAKLLTTELLETPAQLAQFLTQHQQVEELAAILSKARDVLFLGRGISYPLALEGALKFKELTYIHAEGYAAGEMKHGPIALIDNKMPVIVIAPVDHLFEKTLSNMEVVAARGGRIVLITDQQGHDRVKIKIDHRLVVPNSYPINSPMIYAMPLQMLAYHAARIKGNDVDQPRNLAKSVTVE, from the coding sequence ATGTGCGGAATTATCGGGATTGTTGCCCAAAAGCCGGTTTCAACAATATTACTGGACGGTTTGAAACGATTAGAATACCGGGGATATGATTCCGCAGGTATTGCTACCTTGGTCAATGGCAATATTGAACGCCGCCGGGCAGAGGGGAAATTAGAAAAATTAGCCGAATTGGTGGCAGGAAAGCCCTTGCCTGGCATGGTTGGCATTGGCCATACGCGTTGGGCAACCCATGGGAAGCCTAGTGAGAAAAACGCCCATCCCCATGCAACCCAATTGGTGGCACTTGTCCATAACGGTATCATCGAAAATTATCAGGAATTGCGCCAAGAGTTGCAACAAGAGGGATATGGATTTAGTAGTGAAACCGATACAGAAACTATCGCGGTATTGTTGACCCGCTCCCTGGAACAGCAAAAAACTCCTGAACAGGCGGTTGCAGAGGCTTTGCCTAGGTTAAAGGGGGCGTTTTCTTTGGCCATTATCTTTAGCCAGCGCGAAAATATGCTGATTGGGGTTAGGCGGGGCAGCCCCTTAGTGGTGGGGTATGGACAGCGAGAAATGTATTTGGGTTCTGATGCGATTGCTTTGGCTCCCTTAACCAATAAAATAACCTATATGGAAGATAATGATTGGGTGGTTTTAACCACGAAAGGCGCCCAGTTTTATCATGACGGCCAAGTGGTGCAACGTGGGGTCAAACAAACGTCGCTGTCGGGTGAAATGATTGGAAAAGGTGAGTTCCGTCACTTCATGCTTAAAGAAATTCATGAACAACCGACAATAGTCGGAGATTTATTAAAACATTATTTACAGCCGCAAAACCGATTACCTTATTTCCCGAATTTTGTTGGCAAGGTTGATTGGAACAAGTGCGCGCGTTTGAATATTGTAGGATGCGGCACGGCCTATCTGGCGGGCATGGTTGCACGGTATTGGTTTGAAAAATATGCCCACATTGCTTGCAACGTCGATATTGGCTCGGAATTTAGGTACCGGGAAGGACGTTTGCCTAAAGATGAGATAACCTTAGGGGTTTCCCAGTCGGGTGAAACCATTGATACGGTCAGTGCTATCCGTTATGCCAAAAGCCAAGGACAAAAAATTATATCCCTCATCAATACCCCCGAAAGCGCCATGGGGCAAGAAAGCGATGTGGTGGTGCCAACCATGGCAGGGCCGGAAATTGGGGTAGCCTCCACCAAGGCTTTTATGTCGCAACTCACCGTTTTTGCCTGTTTGGCCATTGAGGCGGGGTTGCAACGGAAAGTCATCGATACAGCAACCGCTAAATTATTGACCACGGAATTGTTGGAAACACCGGCGCAGCTCGCGCAATTCCTGACCCAACATCAACAAGTTGAAGAACTGGCTGCTATTCTTTCAAAAGCCAGGGATGTACTGTTTTTAGGTCGCGGCATATCTTATCCCTTAGCTTTGGAAGGGGCTTTGAAATTTAAGGAACTGACTTATATCCATGCGGAAGGTTATGCGGCGGGCGAGATGAAACATGGGCCAATTGCTTTGATTGATAATAAAATGCCGGTTATCGTCATAGCCCCTGTAGACCATCTATTTGAAAAAACCCTAAGTAATATGGAGGTAGTGGCTGCCCGGGGTGGGAGGATTGTGTTAATCACCGACCAGCAAGGCCATGACCGGGTCAAAATAAAAATAGATCATCGCTTGGTGGTGCCAAATTCTTATCCCATTAACAGCCCGATGATTTATGCCATGCCATTGCAAATGCTGGCCTATCATGCGGCGCGCATTAAGGGGAATGATGTGGATCAGCCCAGAAATTTGGCTAAAAGCGTTACGGTTGAATAG